TTGATGCACATAACGCGGCGAGCGCCGCTGTTATCGGCCACATCGAGCATGGATTGAGTCTGAATCATATAATTTCTCCGACCCCTAGTCCTTAGACTTCCACAGCGCGTTCGAGAACATCAACCAGCGCCCAAGACTTGGTCTTGGCCAAAGGACGAGTTTCACGAATAGTGACTTTGTCGCCGATGTGGCACTGATTGGTTTCGTCGTGCGCGTGCAGCTTAGTCGAACGCTTAACGTATTTACCGTAGATCGGGTGCTTAACGCGACGCTCGATCAGTACGGTGATGGTTTTGTCCATCTTGTCGCTGACAACACGGCCAGTCAGCGTACGGACAGTTTTTTCGGCTTCAGCCATGATTACTTACCTGCCT
This region of Pseudomonas sp. R84 genomic DNA includes:
- the rpsQ gene encoding 30S ribosomal protein S17, which produces MAEAEKTVRTLTGRVVSDKMDKTITVLIERRVKHPIYGKYVKRSTKLHAHDETNQCHIGDKVTIRETRPLAKTKSWALVDVLERAVEV